One Heptranchias perlo isolate sHepPer1 chromosome 5, sHepPer1.hap1, whole genome shotgun sequence DNA window includes the following coding sequences:
- the zgc:153284 gene encoding SH3 domain-binding glutamic acid-rich-like protein 3: protein MGITVYYCSITTTIGLDKNQREIINTLNGMQIPYKLLDLSADASLKDEMRAKVGDPKAMAPQIFNGDQYCGDYDAFFQAMEAKKIQQFFKVDNLQNKLTKE from the exons ATGggcatcactgtttactactgtAGCATCACTACAACCATTGGG cTAGATAAGAACCAACGAGAAATTATTAACACTTTGAATGGAATGCAAATACCCTACAAATTGCTGGATCTATCAGCGGATGCAAGTTTGAAAGATGAAATGAGAGCGAAGGTGGGAGATCCCAAAGCGATGGCACCACAAATATTTAATGGAGACCAATACTGTGGG GATTATGATGCCTTTTTCCAGGCTATGGAAGCTAAGAAGATACAGCAGTTCTTCAAGGTGGATAACTTACAAAATAAATTGACAAAGGAATAA